The genomic segment TTATCAAAGAGTTCCTGAACTGTCTTTGTGAGTATGTGATCCGCTGAGGTATACTGCACCCGGCACTGTTTGGTTTCGGTATCAAAGTTGGCATACCTGATTTTGACCGTCACTGTTGAGGCCAGCCACTGCTCGGAACGCAGCTGAAAAGCTAGTTTTTCCACCATTCCCAAGAGAACTCTATTGAGCTTAGGAATGTCAATGGTATCCTGCGAGAAAGTGTGTTCGGTGGAAATGGATTTCCGCTCCGTGTAAGGTTCAACGGGATTGTTGTCTATGCCGTTGGCCTTTTTCCAGAGTTCAATGCCGTTTTTGCCAATCATCTGCATCAGCACATCAGCGGGCATTTCTGAAAGCGTGCGGATGGTGCGGATACCAATCCGTGAAAGCAGCTGAAAGGTCTGTTCCCCGACCATCGGGATTTTGCGGATCGAAAGAGGATTTAAAAATGACTGCACCAGATGTTCCGGAATTTCAAGGTTCTGTTTCTGTTTGCCTTCACCTGTTCCGATTTTGGATACCGTTTTGTTTATTGAAAGTGCAAAGGTGAGGGGCAGGCCTGTTTCTTTTGTGATACGCTGGGCAAGTTCGTCGGTCCATTTGTAGCTGCCGTAAAATTTGTCCATTCCGGTGATGTCGAGATAAAACTCGTCAATACTAGCCTTTTCTACTACGGGCGCTTTTTCCTGGATTATCTCTGTAATGTCGTGGGAAAGCCTGGAATACAATTCCATGTCGCCTTTCATGATTTTGGCCTGCGGGCACAATTTCATGGCCATGTGGATCGGCATTGCCGAGCGAACGCCAAACTTCCTGGCCTCATAAGAACACGAAGCCACGACGCCTCTTTCTCCTCCGCCGATAATCAGCGGGATACCGTTAAGTTCAGAATTGGTGAGTCTTTCGCAGGAAACGAAAAACGTGTTCATGTCGATGTGTACAATTGCCCTTGTCATAATTTCTATTCATTTATACGAATCAAAATTAGTAACAGATAATAACATTTTTAAAAAGTATAATGTTATAAATAGTAACAAAATTATAAAATCCTTATTTTGCAGGGGATTTGAAAAGCATTTTTTTACAGTCAAAAATGTTTATTCAGAATTTACGCAACGTCAATTTAAATGAGATTTTTTTTTGAAAAGGGTGAAGCAGGCATATTTTAAGGAATGAAAATTCTGCAGTTAAATTCACTTTTCCTTTTGTAATATTTATGTTAAATATGAAATTAATGACTATTTTGTAAGTAAATGACGTATCTTTGTAAGCTATTAACCGCTCCACGGATATAATTCGATTGTTTATCGATTTTCAAATGCTTTGATATTTATATAAGCTTTTGCAGATTTGTAGATTCTTGTCTTCTGTAACTGCATAAATTTCTAAGCTATGTTACAACAAAAGAATTCCCAAAAGATTATTTTTCATGCAGATGATGATGAGGATGACAGAATGCTGTTTATGGATGCGGTCAATGAGCTCGATATGCCGATTAAAGTGCAGCAGGCCGAAGACGGGCAGAAGCTTCTTAACTGCCTTTACAGTCCCGCATTAGAGATTCCCGAAATTCTATTTCTTGATATTAATATGCCCGGTAAAAACGGATTTGAATGTCTTGAGGAAATACGAAATGCGGACGATCCTTTGAAACAGCTGAAAATAATTATGCTTTCAACGAGCAGCAATATTGAAAATATTGAGCTTTCTTATAAACTAGGAGCTGATCTGTATGCGGTTAAACCTAGCACTTTTCACGGGCTTAAAAGTCTTCTTACGGAAATCCTAGCATTGGAGTGGAATGCCTCCTGGAATAAAAAACAGTTTCTTGTTACTTGAAATAAAAATAAATCTAGAAGCCAAAAAAAGCCGTGCATCATAAATTGCACGGCTTTTTTTAAACCATTTGCAGACTATAAGGCAGGTTCGGTTTCTGCAGGAGCTTTTTCAGCAGACTGCCCAGCGGCAGCTTCTTCTGTTTTCTCCACGGCATCCTGCTGGGCTGTCTTTTTCATCAGAATATAAAAGTCTCTAAGATGCCACCATGCCGGGCACATGTCAAGCGGCCCATTAAAGGTGCGTATTCCTGTGTAACAGCTTTTTAGGAAAAGCTGCGAGTCTGTGATTTTTGCCCATGGCTTCCAGTCTACCTCCAATGGCGGGGGACTGCTTTCAAAGTATCGTTTAATTTCTTCTGGATTCATAGTGCAAAATTAATTAAAAACCAGCCGCAGGTCAATTAAACATAAGATTATAATAAGACTTATTTCTTTTTTTTGATTACTAAATGAGACAATGCCGGGTCATGCAAAAGACGTTCTAATTCTGAATTTACAATCTCTGATATATCTTCTTTTATCTGCAGATAATTGCGTTCAATCATAGTATTATTTATGATCCGTACGGGACTGATCTGCTGATATGAATTCTCTTCTTTTTTAAGTTCATCATGATTATTTATTATTTCGGAATGAAATGTTTTGAGCTCTATTTTACAGTCAGGGTTATCCGCGGTTATACCAACAAATTCACCTGAACTTAAACAGGAAATCTTAGAAGCAGGTACAGCGGATTCCAATTGTTTTGATCTGCTGATGGAGGTATCTGAACTGTTAATGGAAAGGCTTTCACGATCCTGCATTATTTTTCCAAACCGGTCGGAAAGCTGTTTGGCGGTGTCGCCGTTTACCTGACCGCTGATAATATTCCCTGTGATATTTAGTATAACATCTGCCTGCTCGCGGCCGTAATCCTTACGCAGCTGGCTGAAGTCCTGAATCCCCAGACATGTGCTTACCTTGTTACTTCTTGCAGTAGCTATCAGGCTGTCCATATTGTTGAGATAGATGGTAGGAAATTCATCAAATACCAGACTGCTTTTAAGTCTGTCTTTCTGGTTTACCTGCTTGATGAGCCTGCTCACAAAAAGGGAAAGAACAGCACCATAGGTCTGGATTTTCAAAGGATTGTTTCCCATGCAGACTATCTTTGGATCTGCAGGATTATTAATATCGAGTGTAAAATCATTACCGGAGAGCACGTAATAAAGCTGCGCACTCGACAATCGTGCCATGGAAATCTTAGCGGAAGCGATCTGCCCCTCAAGCTGCTCCATGACGTTATTCAGATAGGCGCTGACAAAAGGGTCGATCAGAATCTCTATTTCTTTTTCAGTCCTGAGCAGCGTAAAAAGACTATTGTATTCAACCTGCATGAGTTCTATAACATGAGGCAGCGTGC from the Flavobacterium sp. genome contains:
- the dinB gene encoding DNA polymerase IV — translated: MTRAIVHIDMNTFFVSCERLTNSELNGIPLIIGGGERGVVASCSYEARKFGVRSAMPIHMAMKLCPQAKIMKGDMELYSRLSHDITEIIQEKAPVVEKASIDEFYLDITGMDKFYGSYKWTDELAQRITKETGLPLTFALSINKTVSKIGTGEGKQKQNLEIPEHLVQSFLNPLSIRKIPMVGEQTFQLLSRIGIRTIRTLSEMPADVLMQMIGKNGIELWKKANGIDNNPVEPYTERKSISTEHTFSQDTIDIPKLNRVLLGMVEKLAFQLRSEQWLASTVTVKIRYANFDTETKQCRVQYTSADHILTKTVQELFDKLYQRRMRLRLIGIRFSGLVRGTYQIDLFQDTEEMLALYQAMDRMKSRYGFDAVMRCAGASFKPNNKNEILKRKP
- a CDS encoding response regulator, with product MLQQKNSQKIIFHADDDEDDRMLFMDAVNELDMPIKVQQAEDGQKLLNCLYSPALEIPEILFLDINMPGKNGFECLEEIRNADDPLKQLKIIMLSTSSNIENIELSYKLGADLYAVKPSTFHGLKSLLTEILALEWNASWNKKQFLVT